In the genome of Deltaproteobacteria bacterium, the window CATGCGGCCCATGTTGAACTCTTCTTGTAGTTTCTTGATCCGTTCCACGCAGACCTCTGGCGTTTCAAAGATGCCCATCACCTGATTGACTTGCTCGTAGGTCGTCTTACGTAAGCGATCCGCTGCTTCTTGTAATAATTTGTTTGTGACGCCTTTGCTGTCAGTGACTGGAGGAAAGGCATTAATGAGCGACTGCAGGAAGTGCTTGATACTCGGTTCAATCTCACGCCGAACCTGCGCGGCGTCAGCAGCAACGTAGGTCGGCGACAACAGGGTGATGTGTTCAGGGCGAGCAGGACCGTGGCCTGCGGATTCTCGTGCTTGACGATACAATGGGATGAACTCGCGAAGCTTTGGATAGGTGCTGATCTGCGACGCCGTGAGAATCGCATAGCCCAGTTTACCCATCTGTTCGTAGGTTTCGACAGTATTCGCAGCAACCAGAATTGGCGGATGGGGTTGCTGCACGGGTTTAGGAACAACCGATAAATCTTCGATCTCAAAGAAACGGCCATGAAACGAAAACTTCTCTTTTGTCCAGGCTTGGAGGATCACATGCAGGTTTTCCAGCAAACGCTCGCGGCTTTCGGCTTGCGGAACACTAAAGCCCGCGAAGTGAGTGGGGAACACGCCCCGTCCAATGCCAAACTCGACTCGCCCATTACTAATCACATCAAGTGTCGCGACATCTTCGGCAACTCTTACTGGATGTGACAAGGGTAGAAGGATGATGGCGATGCCTAAACGGAGTGTGGTCGTGCGGGAAGCGACTGCCGAGAGAAAAAGCAATGGCGAGGGCAGAATAGAAAAGTCAGCATTGAAATGTTGCTCCACAGGCCAGATCGATTCAAATCCAAGTTGTTCAGCGTGAACCGCTTGCTCGATCGTATCGCGGTAACGCTGGACGGGTGATTGATTAAGGGAACATGGTAACTGGTAGTGGAGGCCGAATTTCATGCGTACCTCAAAACGTAATGCGCAAAACGTAATCCGTAATAGGGGAGGAGAGGTCGTTACTCATTACGAATCACGTTTTATGTTGCTCTTCCTACTTCAACACATCCATCAGCGGTTGAATGGTCTTGGCATCGAAGTAGTCGCACCAGTGGGCAATCTTTCCTTTGTCGTTGAAGGTAAACACGCCGACCACGGGCAGCTGGACTTTCAGATTACCTGCGGCCCAGTGTTCAATGCGTTCGTTCATCGCAACATTGCCAGCCGAGGTTGTGTTCTTGATGTCCATCTTTTCTAACGTAATCTTGCTGCCTTCGACAAAGGCCGTCAGCACTTTGCGAACGCCAGCATGCCCATGCACTGGGTCCCACGGCATGTTGTGGTAATACACATCCTCGGTCA includes:
- a CDS encoding LLM class flavin-dependent oxidoreductase; its protein translation is MKFGLHYQLPCSLNQSPVQRYRDTIEQAVHAEQLGFESIWPVEQHFNADFSILPSPLLFLSAVASRTTTLRLGIAIILLPLSHPVRVAEDVATLDVISNGRVEFGIGRGVFPTHFAGFSVPQAESRERLLENLHVILQAWTKEKFSFHGRFFEIEDLSVVPKPVQQPHPPILVAANTVETYEQMGKLGYAILTASQISTYPKLREFIPLYRQARESAGHGPARPEHITLLSPTYVAADAAQVRREIEPSIKHFLQSLINAFPPVTDSKGVTNKLLQEAADRLRKTTYEQVNQVMGIFETPEVCVERIKKLQEEFNMGRMLCWFNPGGQVPHVQVMRSMELFAAKVMPHFA
- a CDS encoding limonene-1,2-epoxide hydrolase, which gives rise to MSTTNEKTITDFCNALRERSMDKLVSYLTEDVYYHNMPWDPVHGHAGVRKVLTAFVEGSKITLEKMDIKNTTSAGNVAMNERIEHWAAGNLKVQLPVVGVFTFNDKGKIAHWCDYFDAKTIQPLMDVLK